The genomic stretch TTGGCGAGCGCTTGCTTAGCTCCTGGATTGACGGAGCCGTATTCAAGATTTCCATCTGCGTCTTTGTTCCATTGCTCTTCAACCGCTCCATATGCTCCGAACAGCCAATCCAGTGATCCCATCCACGTATTGGTGTTGTTTTTCAAGGAGATAGCCAGCGGATAAACATCCTTTGCAGCCAGACCATCCGGGTTTTCGTTTTTGAATTTGTCAAAAATGATGTCTAAATCGGCAATCGTTTCCGGAGCCTTTAAATTCAGCTTCTCCATCCAGTCTTCCCGCAGCCAAAGAATGGTATCATCATTGTCGGTATATTCTAGAATCGGCAGGTTCCATTTCTTGCCGTCTCTTGTGAATGGATACCATAGCTCCGGATGCTGGGCAGCGTGATCCTTCCAGGTTTGGTTGGCATACTTATCGAACAGCTCGTCAATCGCTAGAAATTGTCCTGAATCAATGAGCTGATTAGTCAAGATCGAATCCGTCGGCACGAATACAAAATCAGGCAGCTTCTCGCCTGATGAAATAGCAAGCTGAAGCTTTTGCTTATATTGATCGTTGCCAGCCGGGTACCAGGTGTTCTTGTGCTTCATGCCGAATTGCTCCAGCATCCAGCGGTCATGAACATTGTCTTCCTTCGTATCGCCATTTGTGTATTTCTTCGGCATAATGACTGTGCTGATTTCAATAGGCGGGTCATATTTGCCCTTGGCAAATGAAGCGTCACCTTCACTTGATACTACACTAGTACCGGCGTTTTCTGTGTTCGCATTCTCGTTCTTGCTGGTATTTCCGCTGCATGCGCTTACGATGAATGCCATAGCAACGAGCAGCAAACCTGCTTTTTTAAGATTCCCCATGTTTCAGTCCCCTTTGTTGTAAGATGATCTCATAAGCTACTTTACCAACTAGTGGGGGAGGGCATCTATATGATTTTGTTAGTTTCCATAGCACTCTGTCATGTTGTTAGGAACCGAATCTATAATCTTGGGGCGTCACTCCGAACTGCCTTTTAAACACCTTAATAAAATACGCTGGCTCCAAATAACCAATCTCCGTGCTGATTTCATATACCTTTTTATCAGTCGATTTCAGCAGATGGCAAG from Paenibacillus sp. FSL H8-0548 encodes the following:
- a CDS encoding ABC transporter substrate-binding protein; protein product: MGNLKKAGLLLVAMAFIVSACSGNTSKNENANTENAGTSVVSSEGDASFAKGKYDPPIEISTVIMPKKYTNGDTKEDNVHDRWMLEQFGMKHKNTWYPAGNDQYKQKLQLAISSGEKLPDFVFVPTDSILTNQLIDSGQFLAIDELFDKYANQTWKDHAAQHPELWYPFTRDGKKWNLPILEYTDNDDTILWLREDWMEKLNLKAPETIADLDIIFDKFKNENPDGLAAKDVYPLAISLKNNTNTWMGSLDWLFGAYGAVEEQWNKDADGNLEYGSVNPGAKQALAKLKEWMDKGYIHPDAALWDEGKTAEIWTNGKAGVLPGANWVPDWPAPDLLKNVVGSKYKAYPIPAGPDGLRGTKWQNSGVNSSFMINKDAKHPEAFFIYYNYLLDNLANPAAGSDYEFGFAKGYDWDVVDGVPTNNKDKVKDFNNEFPFITGPARIPDLYMKTLVKLADGAAPETPYEKQTAEFRKPENWYSAKIVMSQIDIRKQNYFTGAATPTMISKWSLLRQSELETFNKIIYGKLPIEAFDSFVTNWKTNGGDQITKEVNDWFKSVTK